One Panicum virgatum strain AP13 chromosome 9K, P.virgatum_v5, whole genome shotgun sequence genomic region harbors:
- the LOC120647038 gene encoding vegetative cell wall protein gp1-like, producing MVMDKPGLPQPQLPSSASASAAASSLKSLNKASYKISKQSSSASSASSASTMRAPSPPPPPPRASPPLPPAPPSSVPADHPPPQPPVYNIDKSDFRDVVQKLTGSPSHLLPPQAPAAPAPAAAALMAPPPPIMAPPPPPIMAPPPPPTAIPSRLHRIRPPPLAPPRPPPILPPAPPALSPLPPLPAVCVTAESPISAYMRRLRGMPSPIHVPTSPLGFGCLPSPRTPPSPGVAMPATSPRVRDP from the coding sequence ATGGTCATGGACAAGCCCGGCCTCCCGCAGCCGCAGCTGCCGTCCTCGGcttcggcctccgccgccgcctcctcgctcaAGTCCCTCAACAAAGCCTCCTACAAGATCTCCAAGCAGTCATCCTCCGCCTCTTCCGCTTCTTCGGCTTCAACCATGAGggcgccgtccccgccgcctccgccgccgcgcgcgtctcctccgctcccgccggcgccgccgtcctccgtcCCCGCCGACCACCCGCCTCCCCAGCCCCCGGTCTACAACATTGACAAGTCCGACTTCCGCGACGTCGTGCAGAAGCTCACCGGCTCGCCGTCCCACCTCCTCCCGCCCCAGGCaccggccgcccccgcccccgccgccgccgcgctcatggcgccacctccgcccatcatggcgccgcctccgcctcccatcatggcgcctccgcccccgccgacgGCGATACCATCCCGCCTCCACCgcatccggccgccgccgctggccccgccgcgcccgccgcccatcctgccgccggcaccgcccgcGCTCTCCCCGCTCCCGCCGCTCCCGGCGGTCTGCGTGACCGCGGAGTCGCCCATCTCCGCCTACATGCGCCGCCTCCGCGGGATGCCCTCGCCGATCCACGTGCCGACGTCGCCGCTCGGGTTCGGGTGCCTGCCctcgccgcggacgccgcccTCGCCCGGCGTGGCGATGCCGGCCACCAGCCCCCGCGTCCGCGACCCGTGA
- the LOC120647039 gene encoding alcohol dehydrogenase-like 2: protein MEDQSPKPIRCAAAVCRAAGEPLIVEEIVVDPPKAYEIRIKIICTSLCHSDITFWRGKAATAFPRILGHEAYGVVESVGEHVEGFAAGDTVVPTFMGQCDRCPGCASEHNNLCTTVPFVFGPGMRCDGTTRFRDAQGNPLHDLVAVSSFSQYTVVDVTQVVRIDPAVPPKLACLLSCGASTGVGAAWRVAKVEPGSSVAIFGLGSVGLAVAQGAKMCGASKIIGVDMNPDKEEVGKSFGVTHFVNPSQLGSSSVTEEIGKLTGGGADYSFECIGVSSVMIDAFTSTKPGKGKTIILGLEKNNEPISLPCLDLLSGKCVMGSYFGGLKPKTDVPVLAQKCINKELELDGLVTHEVGLQEINKAFDLLLQGKSLRCIIWMGK from the exons ATGGAAGACCAGAGCCCCAAGCCCATCCGCTGC GCAGCTGCGGTGTGcagagccgccggcgagccgctcaTCGTCGAGGAGATCGTCGTCGATCCACCGAAAGCGTACGAGATCCGCATCAAGATCATCTGCACCTCGCTCTGCCACAGTGACATCACCTTCTGGCGAGGCAAG GCAGCAACAGCTTTTCCAAGAATCTTAGGCCACGAAGCCTACGG GGTTGTGGAGAGCGTGGGGGAGCATGTGGAgggcttcgccgccggcgacacgGTGGTGCCGACGTTCATGGGGCAGTGCGACCGCTGCCCGGGCTGCGCTTCCGAGCACAACAACCTCTGCACCACGGTGCCCTTCGTGTTCGGCCCCGGGATGCGGTGCGACGGCACCACCCGGTTCCGGGACGCCCAGGGGAACCCCCTCCACGACCTGGTCGCCGTGTCCAGCTTCAGCCAGTACACCGTCGTGGACGTGACCCAGGTCGTCAGGATCGaccccgccgtgccgcccaaGCTCGCCTGCCTCCTCAGCTGCGGCGCCAGCACCG GGGTGGGAGCTGCATGGAGGGTGGCCAAGGTGGAACCAGGCTCATCAGTGGCCATCTTTGGGCTGGGGTCCGTTGGGTTAGCG GTGGCGCAAGGTGCGAAAATGTGCGGAGCATCCAAGATTATCGGCGTTGACATGAACCCTGACAAAGAGGAAGTCG GGAAATCGTTCGGCGTGACGCACTTTGTTAATCCGTCGCAGTTGGGCAGCAGCTCAGTCACTGAG GAGATAGGTAAGCTGACAGGCGGTGGCGCCGACTACAGCTTCGAGTGCATCGGCGTGTCGTCGGTGATGATCGATGCCTTCACAAGCACCAAGCCG GGCAAGGGCAAGACGATCATCCTGGGCTTGGAGAAGAACAACGAGCCAATCTCGCTGCCGTGCCTGGACCTCCTGTCCGGCAAGTGCGTCATGGGCTCCTACTTCGGCGGGCTCAAGCCCAAGACCGACGTCCCGGTCCTCGCCCAGAAATGCATCAACAAG GAGTTGGAGCTGGACGGGCTGGTCACGCATGAAGTCGGCCTGCAGGAGATCAACAAGGCCTTCGACCTGCTCCTGCAGGGGAAGAGCCTCAGGTGCATCATATGGATGGGCAAGTGA
- the LOC120648238 gene encoding alcohol dehydrogenase-like 5 — protein MEDHSPKPIRCKGGASVSENLGTRGTIVICSLEIQYSCAAKRPLTTAASSPRRCRVVESVGEHVEGFAAGDAVVPTLLGQCDRCPSCKSAHNNLCTSVPVTLAPGMRRDGTTRFRDAQGNQLHDLFAVSSFREYAVVDVTQVVKVDPAIPPKIACLLGCAAGTGVGAAWRLAKVEPGSSVAIFGLGSVGLAVAQGAKMCGASKIIGVDLNPEKEKVGKAFGVTDFVNPTQIDRTSVSEVIGGMTGGGVDYSFECVGVPSVMTDAFRSTKTGNGKTIILGLGNQTDLLCVPALELLFGKCVMGSALGGIKPKTDIPILAEKCMSKELELDGLVTHEVGLREINTAFDLLLQGKSLRCIIWMDK, from the exons ATGGAGGACCACAGCCCCAAGCCCATCCGCTGCAAAG GTGGCGCCAGCGTTTCCGAGAATCTTGGGACACGAGGAACCATTGTTATTTGTTCATTGGAAATACAATACTCGTGTGCTGCAAAGCGGCCTCTGACGACGGCGGCGTCTTCGCCGCGGAGATGCAGGGTGGTGGAGAGCGTGGGCGAGCACGTGGAgggcttcgccgccggcgacgcagTGGTGCCAACGTTGCTGGGCCAGTGCGACCGCTGCCCCAGCTGCAAGTCGGCGCACAACAACCTGTGCACCTCGGTGCCGGTGACCTTGGCCCCCGGGATGCGGCGCGACGGCACCACCCGGTTCCGGGACGCGCAGGGGAACCAGCTGCACGACCTCTTCGCCGTGTCCAGCTTCAGAGAGTACGCCGTCGTGGACGTGACCCAGGTCGTCAAGGTCGACCCCGCCATCCCGCCCAAGATCGCCTGCCTCCTCGgctgcgccgccggcaccg GTGTGGGAGCTGCGTGGAGGTTGGCCAAGGTGGAACCTGGTTCGTCAGTTGCAATCTTTGGCCTGGGATCGGTCGGATTGGCG GTGGCACAAGGTGCAAAAATGTGCGGAGCGTCAAAGATTATCGGTGTTGATCTGAACCCTGAAAAGGAGAAAGTTG GGAAAGCTTTCGGCGTGACGGATTTCGTTAATCCAACACAAATAGACAGGACCTCCGTCAGTGAG GTTATCGGCGGGATgacaggcggcggcgtcgattACAGCTTCGAGTGCGTCGGTGTGCCCTCGGTCATGACCGATGCGTTCAGAAGCACCAAGACG GGCAATGGCAAGACGATCATCCTGGGTCTGGGGAACCAAACCGATCTGTTGTGTGTGCCGGCCCTGGAGCTCCTGTTCGGCAAGTGTGTCATGGGATCGGCCTTGGGCGGGATCAAGCCCAAGACCGACATCCCGATCCTCGCCGAGAAATGCATGAGcaaggagctggagctggacggGCTGGTCACGCACGAAGTAGGCCTCCGGGAGATCAACACAGCCTTCGACCTGCTCCTGCAGGGGAAGAGCTTGCGGTGCATCATATGGATGGACAAATGA
- the LOC120648879 gene encoding alcohol dehydrogenase-like 2 — MEDQSPKPIRCKAAVCRGAGEPLAIEEIVVDPPKAYEVRVKIICTSLCHTDISFWQGKVSPVFPRILGHEAYGVVESVGEHVKGFAAGDAVLPTIVGQCDHCSSCLSEDSNRCEAVPTILGPGMRRDGTGRFWDAQGNPLHDLLAVSTFSEYTVIDMSQLAKVDPALPPKLGCLISCGGATGVGAAWKEAMLKPGSSVAIFGLGSVGLAVAQGAKMCGASKIIGVDLNPDKEKFGKAFGVTDFVNPAQLDKNKSVSGVIWEMTGGRGVDCSFECIGVPSVMTEAFKSTKKGNGKTIVLGMGDDKEEVRLPAQDLLYGKSIMGSSLGGLKPKIHIPILADKCMNKELELDGLATHEVGLREINTAFDLLLQGKCLRCIVWMDK; from the exons ATGGAGGACCAGAGCCCCAAGCCTATCCGTTGCAAAG CGGCGGTCTGCAgaggcgccggcgagccgctcGCCATCGAGGAGATCGTCGTCGATCCGCCGAAAGCGTACGAGGTCCGCGTCAAGATCATCTGCACCTCGCTCTGCCACACCGACATCAGCTTCTGGCAAGGCAAG GTGTCACCAGTGTTCCCGAGAATCTTAGGCCACGAGGCCTACGG GGTGGTGGAGAGCGTCGGTGAGCACGTGAAgggcttcgccgccggcgacgcggtGCTGCCGACGATCGTGGGCCAGTGCGATCACTGCAGCAGCTGCTTGTCCGAGGACAGCAACCGCTGCGAAGCCGTGCCGACCATCCTGGGCCCCGGGATGCGGCGCGACGGCACCGGCAGGTTCTGGGACGCGCAGGGGAACCCGCTGCACGACCTCCTCGCCGTGTCCACCTTCAGCGAGTACACCGTCATCGACATGAGCCAGCTCGCCAAGGTCGACCCCGCCCTGCCGCCCAAGCTCGGCTGCCTCatcagctgcggcggcgccaccg GGGTAGGAGCAGCGTGGAAAGAGGCCATGCTGAAACCTGGCTCGTCAGTTGCCATCTTTGGATTGGGATCAGTCGGACTGGCG gtCGCACAAGGTGCGAAAATGTGTGGAGCGTCCAAGATAATCGGCGTTGACTTGAACCCTGACAAGGAGAAATTTG GGAAAGCGTTCGGCGTCACAGACTTTGTTAACCCAGCACAGCTGGACAAGAACAAGTCCGTCAGTGGG GTAATCTGGGAGAtgaccggcggccgcggcgtcgacTGCAGCTTCGAGTGCATCGGCGTGCCCTCGGTCATGACCGAAGCGTTCAAAAGCACCAAGAAG GGGAACGGCAAGACGATCGTCCTGGGCATGGGAGATGACAAGGAAGAGGTGCGGTTGCCGGCGCAGGACCTCCTGTACGGCAAGAGCATCATGGGGTCGTCCTTGGGCGGGCTCAAGCCCAAGATCCACATCCCGATCCTCGCCGACAAGTGCATGAAcaaggagctggagctggacggGCTGGCCACGCATGAGGTGGGCCTGCGAGAGATCAACACCGCCTTCGACCTGCTCCTGCAGGGGAAGTGCCTCAGGTGCATCGTATGGATGGACAAGTGA